In Myxocyprinus asiaticus isolate MX2 ecotype Aquarium Trade chromosome 3, UBuf_Myxa_2, whole genome shotgun sequence, the following proteins share a genomic window:
- the LOC127419595 gene encoding APC membrane recruitment protein 1-like, translated as MEVGATGGQQSDSFSNDAPQSQTPPKVKIRKTAFKFFGGRKSFCVLPSFFGGRGRSEGKGSSKTGVTKSQTYDGVSRACWEDLGRGSVEVASGDFEFCSSSDPLKMQESQSLPRQRRSLRGLFSSIRRHRKSKNVELEKRETLEMSSSLCAKTVPGALLSISDSSDNHGDSQCEELVPDVPNQTAGSECELPLASTAAECTKVITLVPEKRRSRGEMDKSKRAEEEENGQEKQNERWEGTTTYHQPLSAESELDRLTEQNIPDGELPAVSCSSDSVNLMFGDVSSLKSFDSLTGCGDIIADQDDVSVAESSVSGERGSRNAGKRSSCFVTYQGGGEEMATPDEIEGDYLQSLWESEANNEVCYVPSDRGSDSPSLTPDQQISSIRANSSSSPLEVTETGLTPTDLLSPQSDRQESVPNSDEGYYDSTTPGMEEENRDRPHQERLPRDSYSGDALYELFEPDDRLLSPALSPATLQGDKCPTNPLYTLETGAMETEEERLSKIQHALLCCELQNIRSPSKDQLLFNDDCFYDDSKLTTSSGKKALEEVINQCYPQSPPRSQSLKEPVPQSRGQIQDSALFPSHADSGFSPNVHELPRSHQSKDQSPLLPTGGCSQSQEELMVCFSQALVDFTKNARLYCNSTESLDDSESSSPFGPSLSALPAIVTFDVVDMENEGECEQQTELAEEEEELASPYEPFEDDGCYLQQDAFAECDQRTFDAYEQSLLLSNAWGITSLPRHLSLGRPCPPIPSPLALNRRSRSLDTDNLEFQSSELYTYDSKLRNAECSDVALPHQPCRVTVDGWRRGCGRDKQSSSAQQSSTSPPQELKLPHGSQSFVRPSHHPLQNNCHNRNFAGVSRVEGEGEILIGGGDALYPCSYPPTGTQWKNRPVGVTQGVPHLRSDQSTDLREIMMKNRRGELEGALPLHHLNHT; from the coding sequence ATGGAGGTTGGCGCAACAGGGGGACAACAATCAGACTCTTTTTCCAATGATGCTCCACAGTCTCAGACACCGCCTAAAGTGAAAATACGCAAGACCGCTTTCAAGTTTTTTGGTGGTCGGAAGAGTTTTTGTGTCCTGCCAAGCTTTTTTGGTGGCCGTGGCAGAAGTGAAGGAAAGGGCTCATCTAAAACAGGCGTAACAAAGAGCCAAACATACGATGGGGTGAGCAGAGCATGCTGGGAAGATTTGGGCAGAGGCAGTGTTGAAGTAGCCTCAGGGGACTTTGAGTTCTGCAGCTCCAGTGACCCCTTGAAAATGCAGGAGTCCCAATCACTACCACGGCAGCGGAGAAGTCTTCGGGGTCTCTTCAGCAGCATACGGAGACACAGAAAGAGCAAAAATGTTGAACTGGAAAAGCGTGAAACACTTGAAATGTCCTCAAGCCTGTGTGCCAAAACCGTGCCTGGTGCCCTGTTGAGCATCAGTGACAGTAGCGATAACCATGGCGACAGTCAGTGCGAGgagttggtgccagatgtgccTAATCAAACTGCAGGCAGTGAGTGTGAACTGCCATTGGCCTCCACTGCCGCTGAATGTACAAAAGTCATAACCCTAGTGCCTGAGAAACGGAGAAGCAGGGGAGAGATGGATAAAAGTAAGAGAGCAGAAGAAGAGGAGAATGGGCAAGAGAAGCAAAATGAGAGGTGGGAAGGAACGACTACATATCATCAACCTTTGTCTGCAGAGTCGGAACTGGACCGTTTGACTGAGCAGAATATACCAGATGGGGAGCTGCCTGCTGTATCCTGCTCCTCTGACAGTGTGAACTTGATGTTTGGTGATGTTTCATCACTGAAGAGCTTTGATTCCCTGACAGGTTGTGGAGACATCATTGCAGACCAAGATGATGTCAGTGTTGCTGAAAGCTCAGTGTCTGGTGAGAGAGGCAGCCGAAATGCTGGAAAGCGGAGCTCGTGTTTTGTCACGTATCAAGGTGGTGGGGAGGAGATGGCAACACCTGACGAGATAGAAGGAGATTACTTGCAGAGTTTATGGGAATCAGAAGCTAATAATGAAGTCTGCTACGTCCCCTCAGACAGGGGCTCAGACAGCCCTTCGCTCACTCCTGATCAGCAAATCAGCTCCATTCGTGCAAACTCCAGCAGCAGCCCATTGGAGGTCACAGAAACGGGCCTCACACCCACTGATCTTTTGAGCCCTCAAAGTGATCGGCAAGAGTCTGTACCCAACAGCGATGAAGGATACTATGACTCCACCACACCAGGAATGGAGGAGGAGAATAGAGATCGTCCACATCAGGAAAGGCTTCCACGGGACAGCTACAGTGGTGATGCCCTTTATGAACTTTTTGAGCCTGACGATCGCCTGCTCAGCCCTGCTCTTTCTCCTGCAACCCTGCAGGGTGATAAGTGTCCAACCAACCCTCTGTACACCCTAGAGACAGGTGCAATGGAGACTGAGGAGGAGCGTCTGAGCAAGATCCAGCATGCCCTGTTGTGCTGTGAGCTCCAGAATATCAGAAGCCCATCCAAAGATCAGCTTTTGTTCAATGATGACTGCTTTTATGATGATTCAAAACTTACCACAAGCAGTGGTAAGAAGGCTTTAGAGGAAGTTATTAATCAGTGCTATCCCCAATCACCACCGAGATCCCAGTCTTTAAAAGAACCAGTGCCTCAAAGCAGGGGTCAAATCCAGGATAGTGCATTGTTTCCATCCCATGCTGATTCAGGGTTTAGCCCAAATGTCCATGAGCTACCCAGATCGCATCAATCCAAGGATCAAAGCCCCTTACTGCCTACCGGAGGCTGCAGCCAATCCCAGGAAGAGCTGATGGTCTGTTTTTCCCAAGCGTTGGTAGATTTTACAAAGAACGCCAGGCTTTACTGTAACTCCACAGAGAGTCTTGATGACTCTGAGTCAAGTTCTCCTTTTGGCCCGAGTCTGAGTGCCCTGCCTGCCATTGTCACATTTGATGTGGTCGATATGGAGAATGAGGGTGAATGTGAGCAGCAGACTGAGCTTGCTGAGGAAGAGGAAGAGTTGGCATCCCCTTATGAGCCCTTTGAAGATGATGGCTGTTACCTGCAGCAAGATGCCTTTGCCGAGTGTGACCAGCGTACCTTTGATGCCTATGAACAGAGTCTGTTGCTCAGTAATGCATGGGGTATTACCAGCCTTCCACGGCACCTCAGTTTGGGTCGGCCATGTCCGCCAATCCCTTCCCCGTTAGCACTAAATCGACGCAGTCGCTCTCTTGATACGGACAATCTAGAGTTTCAGAGTAGTGAGCTTTACACCTATGACTCAAAGCTTAGGAATGCAGAATGCAGTGACGTGGCGTTACCGCACCAACCCTGCAGGGTAACTGTGGATGGTTGGAGGCGGGGTTGTGGGCGAGACAAGCAAAGCAGCTCCGCCCAGCAAAGCAGCACCTCACCTCCGCAGGAGCTGAAGTTGCCACATGGGAGCCAATCCTTTGTCAGACCTTCACATCACCCCTTACAGAACAACTGTCATAATCGTAACTTTGCTGGCGTCTCAAGAGTGGAAGGTGAGGGGGAGATTTTGATCGGTGGAGGGGATGCGCTTTACCCCTGCAGTTACCCTCCTACAGGCACGCAGTGGAAGAATCGACCTGTTGGGGTCACTCAGGGTGTGCCCCACCTTCGCTCTGACCAATCAACTGATCTGAGAGAAATTATGATGAAGAACAGGAGGGGGGAGCTTGAGGGGGCTTTACCACTACACCACCTAAATCATACCTAA